The following are encoded in a window of Esox lucius isolate fEsoLuc1 chromosome 14, fEsoLuc1.pri, whole genome shotgun sequence genomic DNA:
- the LOC105015160 gene encoding proteinase-activated receptor 2 isoform X1 yields MTFDQHWTKLIALLACVELCLSNKNGLPGDDFLHRGLTGNETAEGVEVSETAGMILRSRLTTVFLPIVYIVVFAVGLPTNAMAIWVFLFRTKKKHPAAIYMANLALSDLLFVIWTPLKIAYHFNGNNWIYGEGLCEVLVGFFYGNMYCSIFFITCISVQRYWAIVHPLSQNRRNNQLAVGVCGAIWVGVWLLTTPLYLYDQTVRVTNLDIITCHDVTRPSQNNMASGYFLTMGIVGFVFPAVVCVVAYVLMLKALRETMTDPSITNNRHRAVVLIITVLVMFLVCFTPSNIMLLVHYSLLLAGLENNGYGFYITTLCLASLNSSLDPFVYYFISEEFRDHVKNTLRCRSDRTVKRMKVSFSALKFSKKSSTYTSESGNTHSSSC; encoded by the exons aagaat ggCCTTCCTGGTGATGACTTCTTGCACCGTGGTTTAACAGGGAACGAGACAGCGGAGGGGGTGGAAGTCTCCGAGACAGCTGGCATGATCCTGCGCAGTCGTCTGACCACGGTGTTCCTTCCCATCGTCTACATAGTGGTGTTTGCTGTGGGACTGCCCACCAACGCAATGGCCATCTGGGTCTTCTTGTTCAGGACCAAGAAGAAGCATCCTGCCGCCATTTACATGGCCAACCTGGCTCTGTCCGACCTGCTGTTTGTCATCTGGACCCCCCTGAAGATCGCCTACCACTTCAACGGTAACAACTGGATATATGGAGAGGGGCTGTGTGAAGTCCTGGTAGGCTTCTTCTATGGGAACATGTACTGTTCCATTTTCTTCATCACTTGTATCAGTGTTCAGCGGTACTGGGCCATtgtccaccccctctctcaGAATAGGAGAAACAACCAGTTAGCCGTTGGTGTCTGCGGTGCCATCTGGGTCGGGGTCTGGCTGCTGACCACCCCTCTGTACCTCTATGACCAGACGGTCAGGGTGACCAACCTCGACATCATCACCTGCCACGACGTTACCCGACCCAGCCAGAATAACATGGCATCCGGCTACTTCCTGACCATGGGAATTGTGGGCTTTGTATTTCCAgccgttgtgtgtgtggtggcctATGTTCTGATGCTCAAGGCCCTGAGGGAGACCATGACTGACCCCAGCATCACCAACAATCGGCACAGGGCAGTGGTGCTCATCATTACTGTACTGGTCATGTTCCTGGTCTGTTTCACCCCCAGTAACATTATGCTGCTAGTACACTACTCTCTCCTGCTGGCAGGCTTAGAAAACAATGGCTATGGCTTCTACATCACCACTCTGTGTCTGGCCTCCCTCAACAGCAGTCTGGATCCATTTGTATACTACTTCATCTCAGAGGAGTTCAGGGATCATGTGAAGAACACACTGAGATGTCGCAGCGATAGGACTGTGAAACGAATGAAGGTCTCCTTCAGCGCTCTGAAGTTCTCAAAGAAGAGCAGCACTTATACCTCAGAGTCTGGCAACACACATAGCAGCTCCTGTTAG
- the LOC105015160 gene encoding proteinase-activated receptor 2 isoform X2: MTFDQHWTKLIALLACVELCLSNGLPGDDFLHRGLTGNETAEGVEVSETAGMILRSRLTTVFLPIVYIVVFAVGLPTNAMAIWVFLFRTKKKHPAAIYMANLALSDLLFVIWTPLKIAYHFNGNNWIYGEGLCEVLVGFFYGNMYCSIFFITCISVQRYWAIVHPLSQNRRNNQLAVGVCGAIWVGVWLLTTPLYLYDQTVRVTNLDIITCHDVTRPSQNNMASGYFLTMGIVGFVFPAVVCVVAYVLMLKALRETMTDPSITNNRHRAVVLIITVLVMFLVCFTPSNIMLLVHYSLLLAGLENNGYGFYITTLCLASLNSSLDPFVYYFISEEFRDHVKNTLRCRSDRTVKRMKVSFSALKFSKKSSTYTSESGNTHSSSC; the protein is encoded by the coding sequence gCCTTCCTGGTGATGACTTCTTGCACCGTGGTTTAACAGGGAACGAGACAGCGGAGGGGGTGGAAGTCTCCGAGACAGCTGGCATGATCCTGCGCAGTCGTCTGACCACGGTGTTCCTTCCCATCGTCTACATAGTGGTGTTTGCTGTGGGACTGCCCACCAACGCAATGGCCATCTGGGTCTTCTTGTTCAGGACCAAGAAGAAGCATCCTGCCGCCATTTACATGGCCAACCTGGCTCTGTCCGACCTGCTGTTTGTCATCTGGACCCCCCTGAAGATCGCCTACCACTTCAACGGTAACAACTGGATATATGGAGAGGGGCTGTGTGAAGTCCTGGTAGGCTTCTTCTATGGGAACATGTACTGTTCCATTTTCTTCATCACTTGTATCAGTGTTCAGCGGTACTGGGCCATtgtccaccccctctctcaGAATAGGAGAAACAACCAGTTAGCCGTTGGTGTCTGCGGTGCCATCTGGGTCGGGGTCTGGCTGCTGACCACCCCTCTGTACCTCTATGACCAGACGGTCAGGGTGACCAACCTCGACATCATCACCTGCCACGACGTTACCCGACCCAGCCAGAATAACATGGCATCCGGCTACTTCCTGACCATGGGAATTGTGGGCTTTGTATTTCCAgccgttgtgtgtgtggtggcctATGTTCTGATGCTCAAGGCCCTGAGGGAGACCATGACTGACCCCAGCATCACCAACAATCGGCACAGGGCAGTGGTGCTCATCATTACTGTACTGGTCATGTTCCTGGTCTGTTTCACCCCCAGTAACATTATGCTGCTAGTACACTACTCTCTCCTGCTGGCAGGCTTAGAAAACAATGGCTATGGCTTCTACATCACCACTCTGTGTCTGGCCTCCCTCAACAGCAGTCTGGATCCATTTGTATACTACTTCATCTCAGAGGAGTTCAGGGATCATGTGAAGAACACACTGAGATGTCGCAGCGATAGGACTGTGAAACGAATGAAGGTCTCCTTCAGCGCTCTGAAGTTCTCAAAGAAGAGCAGCACTTATACCTCAGAGTCTGGCAACACACATAGCAGCTCCTGTTAG
- the f2rl1.2 gene encoding coagulation factor II (thrombin) receptor-like 1, tandem duplicate 2, with protein sequence MASQILSCFLLIGFVCSTYAQGRGFVGLPDSTDDNLIAVDEATKETLRSALTTVFLPIVYIVVFAVGLPTNAMAIWVFLFRTKKKHPASIYMANLALSDLLFVIWTPLKIAYHLNGNNWIYGEGLCKVLVGFFYGNMYGSILFIACLSVQRYWVVVHPLSHQRKNNTVAIAVCLSVWAIICLSTTPLFLYDQTAMLKDPNITTCHDVNIIKDLRDPFKSVKIPYFYFTLMAGLCLLIPLVVIVLAYILLLKTLGNAIADGESGKNRRKAVVLIATVLVTFLVCFIPSNVMLVIHYSLLKDGMTNNGYGFYITTLCLSSLNSCLDPFIYYFVSEEFRAHVKNTLLCRSSRTVERMRVSFNSMKYSKKSKSYVSESGDTQSSTC encoded by the exons ATGGCATCTCAAATACTTTCCTGCTTTTTGTTGATCGGTTTCGTGTGTTCAACATATGCTCAAG GTCGTGGCTTTGTTGGGCTGCCAGACTCAACGGATGACAACCTTATTGCTGTGGATGAGGCGACCAAAGAAACTTTGCGGAGTGCTCTGACCACGGTGTTCCTTCCCATCGTCTACATAGTGGTGTTTGCTGTGGGGCTGCCCACCAACGCAATGGCCATTTGGGTCTTTTTGTTCAGGACCAAGAAGAAGCATCCTGCTTCCATTTACATGGCCAACCTGGCTCTGTCAGACCTGCTGTTTGTCATCTGGACCCCCCTGAAGATCGCCTACCACTTAAACGGCAACAACTGGATCTATGGAGAGGGACTGTGTAAAGTCCTGGTGGGATTCTTCTATGGGAACATGTACGGTTCCATCCTCTTCATTGCTTGTCTTAGTGTTCAGCGTTACTGGGTGGTGGTCCATCCTCTGAGCCACCAAAGGAAGAATAACACAGTGGCcatcgctgtctgtctgtctgtctgggccaTCATCTGTCTCTCCACCACCCCTTTGTTCCTCTATGACCAAACAGCCATGCTGAAGGACCCCAACATCACCACCTGTCATGACGTCAACATCATCAAGGACCTGCGGGACCCCTTCAAGTCTGTGAAAATTCCCTACTTCTACTTCACCCTCATGGCTGGCCTTTGCCTCCTGATCCCCTTGGTGGTCATTGTCCTGGCGTACATCCTCCTTCTGAAGACCCTGGGGAATGCCATAGCGGACGGGGAATCTGGGAAGAACCGCCGGAAAGCTGTGGTGCTAATTGCAACAGTGCTAGTCACCTTTCTGGTGTGTTTCATCCCCAGTAACGTCATGCTGGTCATCCACTACTCCCTCCTCAAAGACGGCATGACGAACAACGGCTACGGCTTCTACATCACCACCCTGTGTCTGTCCAGCCTCAACAGCTGTCTGGATCCCTTCATCTACTACTTTGTGTCAGAGGAGTTCAGGGCCCATGTCAAGAACACACTGCTGTGTAGGAGCAGCAGGACGGTGGAGAGGATGAGGGTGTCCTTCAACTCCATGAAATACTCCAAGAAGAGCAAGTCCTACGTGTCAGAGTCTGGGGACACACAGAGCAGCACCTGTTAA
- the LOC105015160 gene encoding proteinase-activated receptor 2 isoform X3, which translates to MCNPGGAGLPVQLEWAAGLPGDDFLHRGLTGNETAEGVEVSETAGMILRSRLTTVFLPIVYIVVFAVGLPTNAMAIWVFLFRTKKKHPAAIYMANLALSDLLFVIWTPLKIAYHFNGNNWIYGEGLCEVLVGFFYGNMYCSIFFITCISVQRYWAIVHPLSQNRRNNQLAVGVCGAIWVGVWLLTTPLYLYDQTVRVTNLDIITCHDVTRPSQNNMASGYFLTMGIVGFVFPAVVCVVAYVLMLKALRETMTDPSITNNRHRAVVLIITVLVMFLVCFTPSNIMLLVHYSLLLAGLENNGYGFYITTLCLASLNSSLDPFVYYFISEEFRDHVKNTLRCRSDRTVKRMKVSFSALKFSKKSSTYTSESGNTHSSSC; encoded by the exons ATGTGCAATCCTGGAGgtgctggactacctgtgcaacttgaatgggctgcag gCCTTCCTGGTGATGACTTCTTGCACCGTGGTTTAACAGGGAACGAGACAGCGGAGGGGGTGGAAGTCTCCGAGACAGCTGGCATGATCCTGCGCAGTCGTCTGACCACGGTGTTCCTTCCCATCGTCTACATAGTGGTGTTTGCTGTGGGACTGCCCACCAACGCAATGGCCATCTGGGTCTTCTTGTTCAGGACCAAGAAGAAGCATCCTGCCGCCATTTACATGGCCAACCTGGCTCTGTCCGACCTGCTGTTTGTCATCTGGACCCCCCTGAAGATCGCCTACCACTTCAACGGTAACAACTGGATATATGGAGAGGGGCTGTGTGAAGTCCTGGTAGGCTTCTTCTATGGGAACATGTACTGTTCCATTTTCTTCATCACTTGTATCAGTGTTCAGCGGTACTGGGCCATtgtccaccccctctctcaGAATAGGAGAAACAACCAGTTAGCCGTTGGTGTCTGCGGTGCCATCTGGGTCGGGGTCTGGCTGCTGACCACCCCTCTGTACCTCTATGACCAGACGGTCAGGGTGACCAACCTCGACATCATCACCTGCCACGACGTTACCCGACCCAGCCAGAATAACATGGCATCCGGCTACTTCCTGACCATGGGAATTGTGGGCTTTGTATTTCCAgccgttgtgtgtgtggtggcctATGTTCTGATGCTCAAGGCCCTGAGGGAGACCATGACTGACCCCAGCATCACCAACAATCGGCACAGGGCAGTGGTGCTCATCATTACTGTACTGGTCATGTTCCTGGTCTGTTTCACCCCCAGTAACATTATGCTGCTAGTACACTACTCTCTCCTGCTGGCAGGCTTAGAAAACAATGGCTATGGCTTCTACATCACCACTCTGTGTCTGGCCTCCCTCAACAGCAGTCTGGATCCATTTGTATACTACTTCATCTCAGAGGAGTTCAGGGATCATGTGAAGAACACACTGAGATGTCGCAGCGATAGGACTGTGAAACGAATGAAGGTCTCCTTCAGCGCTCTGAAGTTCTCAAAGAAGAGCAGCACTTATACCTCAGAGTCTGGCAACACACATAGCAGCTCCTGTTAG